One Narcine bancroftii isolate sNarBan1 chromosome 3, sNarBan1.hap1, whole genome shotgun sequence DNA window includes the following coding sequences:
- the sox9a gene encoding transcription factor SOX-9a: MNLLNPFLKMTEEHEKALSDVPSPTMSEESTGSPGGSGTGSDAEDTKPSRNGQDDLCGQPLDSKKEEDDKFPACIREAVTQVLKGYDWTLVPMPVRVNGSSKNKPHVKRPMNAFMVWAQAARRKLADQYPHLHNAELSKTLGKLWRLLNEGEKRPFVEEAERLRVQHKKDHPDYKYQPRRRKSVKNGQGEGEEGTEQTHITPNALFKALQADSPHSASSMSDVHSPGEHSGQSQGPPTPPTTPKTEMQPSKPDLKREGRPLQEGGRQPHIDFSNVDIGELSSEVMSTMETFDVNEFDQYLPPNGHPGVPVTHAGHGPGAQTSYTGSYGINGTSANQAAHPWLSKQHSLSSVAGEQGQQQRTHIKTEQLSPSHYNEQQHSPQQISYGSFNMQHYSSSYPSIPRTQYDYPDHQNTNSYYSHAAGQTTGLFSTFTYMNPSQRPMYTPIADTTGVPSIPQTHSPQHWEQPVYTQLTRP, translated from the exons atgaatctcctcaatccctttctGAAAATGACAGAGGAACACGAGAAGGCTCTCTCAGACGTGCCCAGCCCGACCATGTCTGAGGAGTCCACCGGCTCCCCGGGCGGATCTGGCACGGGGTCGGACGCCGAGGATACCAAGCCCAGCCGCAACGGCCAGGACGACCTGTGCGGTCAACCTCTGGACTCCAAGAAAGAGGAAGACGACAAGTTCCCGGCGTGTATCCGGGAAGCAGTCACCCAGGTGTTGAAAGGATACGACTGGACACTGGTGCCCATGCCTGTCCGCGTCAATGGCTCATCCAAGAACAAGCCTCATGTCAAACGACCCATGAACGCCTTCATGGTCTGGGCTCAGGCGGCGCGCAGGAAGTTGGCAGACCAGTACCCTCATCTACACAATGCAGAGTTGAGCAAAACCCTCGGCAAACTCTGGAG ATTGCTGAACGAAGGTGAAAAGCGCCCTTTCGTGGAGGAAGCCGAGCGGCTCCGAGTCCAGCACAAGAAGGACCATCCCGACTACAAGTACCAGCCCAGGCGGAGGAAGTCGGTGAAGAACGGGCAGGGGGAGGGCGAGGAGGGAACCGAGCAGACCCATATCACTCCCAATGCCCTGTTCAAGGCGCTGCAGGCGGACTCCCCGCACTCGGCTTCCAGCATGAGCGACGTTCACTCTCCTGGGGAACACTCAG gACAATCCCAGGGGCCACCGACACCTCCCACGACACCCAAAACTGAGATGCAGCCCAGCAAACCTGACCTGAAGCGTGaaggtcgccccctgcaggaaGGAGGCAGGCAACCTCACATTGACTTCAGCAACGTGGACATTGGAGAGCTGAGCAGTGAAGTCATGTCCACCATGGAGACTTTCGACGTCAATGAGTTTGACCAGTACCTCCCACCCAATGGCCACCCAGGTGTGCCGGTCACCCACGCTGGCCACGGGCCGGGTGCTCAGACCAGCTACACGGGCAGCTACGGCATCAACGGCACCTCGGCCAACCAGGCTGCTCACCCCTGGCTGTCGAAGCAGCACTCCTTGAGCAGCGTGGCCGGCGAGCAGGGACAGCAGCAGAGGACGCACATCAAGACGGAGCAGCTGAGCCCCAGCCACTACAACGAGCAGCAGCACTCGCCACAGCAGATCAGCTATGGCTCCTTCAACATGCAACACTACAGCTCATCCTATCCATCCATTCCTCGCACCCAATACGACTACCCAGACCACCAGAACACCAATTCCTACTACAGCCACGCCGCAGGTCAGACCACGGGCCTGTTCTCTACCTTCACCTACATGAACCCATCCCAGCGCCCCATGTACACGCCCATCGCAGACACCACAGGAGTCCCATCCATCCCCCAAACCCACAGTCCGCAACACTGGGAGCAGCCAGTCTACACGCAGCTGACCCGACCTTAA